In Paramormyrops kingsleyae isolate MSU_618 chromosome 13, PKINGS_0.4, whole genome shotgun sequence, a single window of DNA contains:
- the LOC111850517 gene encoding SIN3-HDAC complex-associated factor-like: MFGFHKSKIYRSHEGCCICKTKSSSSRFTDSSRYEENFRLCFGLVEDRVGDICNACVLLVKRWKKLPLGSKKNWSHVVDARAGPGFKLTKPKKVKGSDGKKSKLGQLHKLKRRNSDAHSTTSSTSPSQSPSYSNQSDDGSDIEAKRRHSTPALFSFLDLTYWKRQKVCCGIVYKGRFGEVMIDPRLFKPCCRSKKQEALPPAPDAHPDPLPEDLKESW, encoded by the exons ATGTTTGGCTTTCACAAGTCCAAGATTTATCGGAGCCACGAAGGTTGTTGCATTTGCAAGACCAAGTCGTCCAGCTCTCGCTTCACAGACAGTAGCAGATACGAAGAAAACTTCAGGCTGTGTTTTGG GCTTGTGGAAGATCGCGTAGGAGACATCTGCAATGCATGTGTCCTGCTGGTGAAGAGATGGAAAAAACTTCCGCTTGGATCCAAGAAGAACTGGAGCCAT GTGGTAGATGCCAGAGCAGGTCCCGGCTTCAAGCTGACCAAACCTAAAAAAGTGAAGGGCAGTGATGGGAAGAAGAGCAAGCTGGGACAGCTACACAAGCTCAAGAGGCGGA ACTCGGACGCCCACAGCACGACCTCCAGCACGTCGCCCTCTCAGTCGCCCAGTTACAGCAACCAATCGGACGACGGTTCGGACATCGAGGCTAAGCGGAGACACTCGACTCCGGCCCTTTTCTCCTTCCTGGACCTCACCTACTGGAAGAG GCAGAAGGTGTGCTGTGGGATCGTCTACAAGGGTCGCTTTGGCGAGGTGATGATCGACCCCCGTCTCTTCAAACCCTGCTGTAGATCCAAGAAGCAGGAGGCACTGCCACCAGCTCCTGATGCCCACCCTGACCCCCTGCCAGAGGACCTGAAGGAGAGCTGGTGA